A genomic segment from Rhinatrema bivittatum chromosome 19, aRhiBiv1.1, whole genome shotgun sequence encodes:
- the LOC115080332 gene encoding olfactory receptor 6N2-like — translation MGPSNNSTVTEFIIAGFSGIHHVWPVLFTLLLVAYLLIIIGNLVVFLVIQLRPRLHVPMYFFISVLSFLELWYTAVTIPKMLSNLLDTKKSISFSGCFLQVYFFHSLGITEVFLLTTMAYDRYLAICTPLHYPVIMTSQYGNKLTTACWILGFLYRLPEVILISHLPFCGPNVIEHIFCDLSPLLTLACTDTSRIIILDFAVNACMISVNVLLIVLSYIKIIQVVLNIQSSEGRRKAFSTCATHLIVVMMFFGSVGFMYIRLTKTYSLNYDKTFAVVYSVITPLCNPVIYSLRNKEIREAIWKIVIRRQTSTKQDQVCNVLSH, via the coding sequence ATGGGACCCAGTAACAACAGCACCGTGACAGAATTTATAATCGCTGGATTTTCTGGCATTCATCATGTCTGGCCTGTTCTCTTCACGCTCCTGCTTGTTGCATATCTTCTCATCATCATTGGGAATTTGGTCGTCTTTCTGGTCATCCAGCTTCGGCCACGCCTCCACGTCCCCATGTACTTTTTCATCAGTGTCCTCTCCTTCCTGGAACTCTGGTACACAGCGGTCACCATCCCCAAAATGCTTTCCAATTTACTGGACACAAAAAAAAGCATTTCCTTCAGTGGCTGCTTCCTGCAGGTCTATTTCTTCCATTCCTTGGGAATCACTGAAGTTTTCTTGCTCACAACAATGGCTTATGACCGTTACTTGGCCATATGCACTCCCTTGCATTACCCTGTCATCATGACATCCCAATATGGCAACAAGTTGACAACAGCCTGTTGGATTTTGGGGTTTCTCTACCGTTTGCCTGAGGTCATTTTGATTTCCCACTTGCCCTTCTGTGGTCCCAATGTAATCGAGCACATCTTCTGTGACTTGTCACCCTTGCTGACCTTGGCCTGCACAGATACATCAAGAATCATCATTCTTGACTTTGCTGTTAATGCCTGCATGATCTCAGTGAATGTTTTACTCATAGTGCTGTCCTATATCAAAATCATCCAGGTCGTGCTGAATATCCAGTCTTCAGAGGGACGAaggaaggccttctccacctgcgcCACTCACCTCATCGTGGTGATGATGTTCTTTGGTAGTGTGGGTTTCATGTACATCCGACTGACCAAGACTTATTCATTGAACTATGATAAGACTTTTGCAGTGGTATATTCTGTGATAACACCCCTGTGCAACCCAGTGATCTACAGTCTGAGAAACAAGGAGATTAGAGAAGCCATTTGGAAAATAGTGATAAGGAGACAGACTTCCACCAAGCAGGATCAAGTCTGTAATGTTCTGTCTCACTGA